One Littorina saxatilis isolate snail1 linkage group LG11, US_GU_Lsax_2.0, whole genome shotgun sequence genomic window, acacaggtggtggacacacgtgaagggaacagagagacaggacacaggcggtggacgcacgtgaagggaacaaagagacaggacacaggcggtggacacacgtgaagggcacaaagagacaggacacaggcggtggacacacgtgaagggaacaaagagacaggacacaggcggtggacacacgtgaagggcacaaagagacaggacacaggcggtggacacacgtgaaggacacaaagagacaggacacaggcggtggacacacgtgaagggaacaaagagacaggacacaggcggtagacacacgtgaagggaacaaagagacaggacacaggtggtggacacacgtgaagggaacagagagacaagaCACAGGCGggggacacacgtgaagggaacaaagagacaggacacaggtggtggacacacgtgaaaggaacaaagagacaggacacaggcgatggacacacgtgaaaggaacagagagacaggacacaggtggtggacacacgtgaagggaacagagagacaggacacaggcggtggacacacgtgaagggaacagagagacaggacacaggcggtagacacacgtgaagggaacagagagacaggacacaggcggtagacacacgtgaagggaacagagagacaggacacaggtggtggacacacgtgaagggaacagagagacaggacacaggcggtagacacacgtgaagggaacagagagacaggacacaggtggtggacacacgtgaagggaacaaagagacaggacacaggcggtggacacacgtgaagggaacagagatacaggacacaggtggtggacacacgtgacgggaacaaagagacaggacacaggcggtggacacacgtgaagggcacaaagagacaggacacaggcggtggacacacgtgaaggacacaaagagacaggacacaggtggtggacacacgtgaagggaacagagagacaggacacaggtggtgaacacacgtgaagggaacaaggagacaggacacaggcggtagacacacgtgaagggaacagagagacaggacacaggtggtgaaCACACctgaagggaacagagagacaggacacaggcggtggacacacgtgaagggaacaaagagataggatacaggtggtggacacacgtgaaggaacaaagagacaggacacaggcggtggacacacgtgaaggaacaaagagacaggacacaggtggtggacacacgtgaaaggaacaaagagacaggacacaggtggtggacacacgtgaaggaacaaagagacaggacagatttatgagtgtggtagtggaaacaaatatgaggttcaactgtctgcccgacaacttgtcgaataaggaattatattgaaagatatatgtgaaagtgtgagaccacagccgatcaaaaagtccgtctgctataAACAacttcgattcgaaagtttttGGGGTCGATTATCCTTACGCAAAACAACGTTTAAGGAATGCGTTATTGCAaaaaactgtgacatgcattttcatgttggataacttgctcgataaggccttctattaaaagatctTTCAAAAATAGTGTGAGAGCGATGTTTGCCGGACGTTGTAGCCACTCAGTGCGGACTTCTAgagtccgactactgtgactgAAAACGAGGCCAAAATGAAAACTAGTAtttaacactgttaattactcattttcacgtgaaaatggtaaccctaggttttggcactggTAAGCCGTCATATAGCCTTTCCTGTGTTTACGTGGGTGCCCTCAGAAGAGAATGCTGGCAGCACGAACGAGGCATGGCCCTGGAAAAGTGTGTCTATATCAAAGGCTCAGTGTCTATACTGTAACGATTCGGggcaccatctcagatcttacCAAGCGTCTGCATGGGATAAggcttagacacataccaaaatgcAACTGCCTCGTGCCGCCGCTTTATAACATGCATTGGACACTACAATTTTACATTTCACacataaataataaaaaaaataaacaagaaatgttGTTGAAGGAAGTAAGAGACATAGTATTTGTGCGTTTTGTTCTCAGAAATTGTGATTTATaatgtgagtgagtgcgtgccgTGCATTGCTTTGAACTCCCTTCTTCTTTGTATTCTTGATTGACAGCTGGGTAATTGAACTACTCTGTTTCTTTTTGCCCGTCCTTTgtgttgattgttgttgtttttcccacagcgtccacttcatgtacagtcttgtgttgttgtctttcccacagcgtccactgcatgtagtcttgtgttgttgtttttcccacagcgtccacttcatgtagtcttgtgttgttgtctttcccacagcgtccacttcatgtagtcttgtgttgttgtttttcccacagcgtccacttcatgtagtcttgtgttgttgtttttcccacagcgtccacttcatgtacagtcttgtgttgttgtctttccCACAGCGTCCATTTCATGTacagtcttgtgttgttgtttttcccacagcgtccacttcatgtagtcttgtgttgttgtctttcccacagcgtccacttcatgtagtcttgtgttgttgtctttcccacagcgtccacttcatgtagtcttgtgttgttgtttttcccacagcgtccacttcatgtagtcttgtgttgttgtttttcccacagcgtccacttcatgtagtcttgtgttgttgtttttcccacagcgtccacttcatgtagtcttgtgttgttgtttttcccacagcgtccacttcatgtagtcttgtgttgttgtttttcccagAGCGTCCACTGCAtgtagtcttgtgttgttgtttttcccacagcgtccacttcatgtacagtcttgtgttgttgtttttcccacagcgtccacttcatgtagtcttgtgttgttctttttcccacagcgtccacttcatgtagtcttgtgctgttctttttcccacagcgtccacttcatgtagtcttgtgttgttgtctttcccacagcgtccacttcatgtagtcttgtgttgttgtttttcccacagcgtccacttcatgtagtcttgtgttgttgtttttcccacagcgtccacttcatgtacagtcttgtgttgttgtctttcccacagcgtccacttcatgtagtcttgtgttgttgtctttcccacagcgtccacttcatgtagtcttgtgttgttgtctttcccacagcgtccacttcatgtagtcttgtgttgttgtttttcccacagcgtccacttcatgtagtcttgtgttgttgtttttcccacagcgtccacttcatgtagtcttgtgttgttgtttttcccacagcgtccacttcatgtagtcttgtgttgttgtttttcccacagcgtccacttcatgtagtcttgtgttgttgtttttcccacagcgtccactgcatgtagtcttgtgttgttgtctttcccacagcgtccacttcatgtagtcttgtgttgttgtttttcccacagcgtccacttcatgtagtcttgtgttgttgtttttcccacagcgtccacttcatgtacagtcttgtgttgttgtttttcccacagcgtccactgcatgtagtcttgtgttgttgtttttcccacagcgtccacttcatgtagtcttgtgttgttgtttttcccacagcgtccacttcatgtagtcttgtgttgttgtctttcccacagcgtccacttcatgtagtcttgtgttgttgtttttcccacagcgtccacttcatgtagtcttgtgttgttgttttttcccacagcgtccactgcatgtagtcttgtgttgttgtttttcccacagcgtccacttcatgtacagtcttgtgttgttgtttttcccacagcgtccactgcatgtagtcttgtgttgttgtttttcccacagcgtccacttcatgtagtcttgtgttgttgtttttcccacagcgtccacttcatgtagtcttgtgttgttgtctttcccacagcgtccacttcatgtagtcttgtgttgttgtttttcccacagcgtccacttcatttagtcttgtgttgttgtttttcccacagcgtccactgcatgtagtcttgtgttgttgtttttcccacagcgtccacttcatgtacagtcttgtgttgttgtttttcccacagcgtccactgcatgtagtcttgtgttgttgtttttcccacagcgtccacttcatgtacagtcttgtgttgttgtttttcccacagcgtccacttcatgcacagccttgtgttgttgtttttcccacagcgtccacttcatgtagtcttgtgttgttgtttttcccacagcgtccacttcatgtacagtcttgtgttgttgtttttcccacagcgtccacttcatgtagtcttgtgttgttgtctttcccacagcgtccacttcatgtacagtcttgtgttgttgtttttcccacagcgtccactgcatgtagtcttgtgttgttgtttttcccacagcgtccacttcatgtagtcttgtgttgttgtttttcccacagcgtccacttcatttagtcttgtgttgttgtttttcccacagcgtccacttcatgtacagtcttgtgttgttgtttttcccacagcgtccacttcatgtagtcttgtgttgttgtttttcctacagcgtccacttcatgtacagtcttgtgttgttgtttttcccacagcgtccactgcatgtagtcttgtgttgttgtttttcccacagcgtccacttcatgtacagtcttgtgttgttgtttttcccacagcgtccacttcatgtagtcttgtgttgttgtttttcccacagcgtccacttcatgtacagtcttgtgttgttgtttttcccacagcgtccacttcatgtacagtcttgtgttgttgtttttcccacagcgtccacttcatgcacagtcttgtgttgttgtttttcccacagcgtccacttcatgtacagtcttgtgttgttgtttttcccacagcgtccacttcatgtacagtcgtgtgttgttgtttttcccacagcgtccacttcatgCACAGTCTTGTGTTGTAGTttttcccacagcgtccacttcatgtacagtcttgtgttgttgtttttcccacagcgtccacttcatttagtcttgtgttgttgtttttcccacagcgtccactgcatgtagtcttgtgttgttgtttttcccacagcgtccacttcatgtacagtcttgtgttgttgtttttcccacagcgtccacttcatgtagtcttgtgttgttgtttttcccacagcgtccacttcatgtacagtcttgtgttgttgtttttcccacagcgtccacttcatgtagtcttgtgttgttgtttttcccacagcgtccacttcatgtagtcttgtgttgttgtttttcccacagcgtccacttcatgtagtcttgtgttgttgtttttcccacagcgtccacttcatgtagtcttgtgttgttgttttttcccacagcgtccacttcatgtagtcttgtgttgtttttcccacagcgtccacttcatgtagtcttgtgttgttgttttttcccacagcgtccacttcatgtagtcttgtgttgttgtttttcccacagcgtccacttcatgtaCAGTCTTGCAGAAGCTGTTTATTTTCTGTGAAAGTCGTgaagtgttctttttttaattaaacCTCAGAATACGATGAGTGTGCATTGTGTCGTTTTCTTACACCACAAAACTAACAGGTATGCACCGCTGTGTGTTTCAGGGTGGACGGGCTGCGGCTGGCGTACGGGTACTACCCGGGGTGGGGGGTGGACGAGAACTGCCAGGAGACCAAGGGCATGCAGGAGCTGGCCCAGCTGTGCAAGCTGATGCTGCGTACCGAAGACAAGCACAAGGAGCTCTACGGCGCCATCGTGAGTCACCCACAAACCGCTCtaaagcccgtccttaattCAGCCCCAAGGTGACGTCGCGAAGTTTtcttaccgaaaattcagtgctaaagcttcgtgcggccagcttcgcgaagtatgctttgcgtagtcgacttcgcccagtcaAGGACAGTCTTTAATCATCTACGATACCATGCATTAATAGCCTGGTGGTGACCTAAcgattttttttggtttttttactgcTGATATGACGAAGTCACCGAAACAAATTTTGTCATCTAAATGATGTGTCAGTTGCTCGGGAGACATGCAGAAGAAGTAAAGGAATCCGTGCGTGACGGCGCCATTAGTGACATTATGACGTCTTCTCCAACTTTGTTCCGCTTTCGGCGTCAGAGAGTTCATTTTGGAAGAAAGGGCCAAGATGGGGGTTCTTGGTTTCGAGAGGTCGGGGTCGGTTCTCGTTAATCTAGAGGGTCCCAACCCCGccccaatttaaaaaaaaaaaaagctacaCAACAGCTACTAAGTTCGGCTAGGTTTAGGAAACAAAGGGGCGCAACAAGAGTAGATTAGTTATGCGTAACTAATCACGTGGCACCTGAGAGACAAACACGCATTGCAGTAAACAagctatatatacatatgtatataagattagagtagtccctttCTGGGcaagggctggttgaaaagaagctcgttatattgcttatgccacaaccctcgtaacataacatttgatttgatctctctctctctctctctctctctctctctctctctctctctctctctctctctctctctctctctctctctctctctctctctctctctctctctctctttttctctctctttctctcacacacacacaaacacaacacacacaacacgtgaTTGTGGTGTATTAAGCTGCTTacgtgtatatgttacagtaaattctcgaaactaggaaatttgcgaaatccctgaaaatttcagcaaatttgtgaatttcctgtttcactcgggGATTATACGaatttcctaaaaattctaggaaatttgcgaatttcctgaaatgagcatgccattttttcacaaatttactgaacaaTGAAaaacgtttcagtaaatttttaaaattctttaaaaaaaaaaaagagtccgttttctttattttacattgtgaTTTTTATAGATTTActgttagaagaaaaaaaaaagaaaaaaaaagttgatttgAGCATGATTTGAACCGAACATCTTCAATGTTTGGGTCCGACACACTACCAACCCGCCACGCCAGCCACATAAAAAGTGAAAATAAGTTATAAGAAGTTTGTGGTGTTGGGATTACGAAAACTCATGTAAAAACAGCTCACACCTGAACTACCAAATCTGACAGACCATGAGCCTTTGCAGTTCAGTCCGCGTTTGGTTCATTTTGCTGATAGGCAGCCCAACAGGATGGCAGGCAATGCAGATGTTGAACTGAAGTTCACCACAGAACTTTTCAGACAACGTGAGAAAAATATTGTTTAATCCCAAAGTCGGAATATAACAAGAGTGTGGAAGATGTCAAGACTGCAGCCGTGAACAACGCAACCAAAAGTCGACAGGAATATTATAACCTGGCGAAGTGAGTTTATctttctctgtcggtctctctgtatgtctattgctctctctctctctccctctctctccctctctctccctctctctctctctctctctctctctctctctctctctctttctctttatctctctctctctctttttttgctctggctgtctttctgtctctgtctgcctttctgtgtgtctgtctctcaatCTCTATCTCACTGTCGCTCTCTTTATCTGCCTGCCAGTCTGCTAGCCTGGCTGGCTgggtgtctttctgtctgtgtctgtctgtctgtctgtctgtctctgtctgcctttctgtctctctctctctatctctatatcACTGTCgctcttttttctgtctgtgtctgtctgtctgtgtctgtctgtcactgtcactctgaaaaaacaaaacaggctTTCATACGCAATACATCTTTTACCAATGCATGGATCGAGTGCCCTACCACACattttgtatttgtgttttcAGGTATGACGTTCTCCAGTGTGGTCCTGTTGAAAAGCTCATTAAGAAGAGGAGTTGTGCTGAACAAACCCCTGTCTACTATGTCACCATCGAGGAAACTTTCGACGTCATCAAGCGCGCTCATATCTCGACGGGCCATGGTGGGCGTGATCGAATGATCAAAGAAACACAAAGGAAATATGCAAACATTAGTACCAAGTCGCTCGAGCTTTTCAAGTCACTATGCGAAGAatgtcagaaaaagagaaagagacccATGACAAAAAGTGTAGTTGTGCGTCCAATCATCAGCAAGGAATTTGCATCACGAGGACAAGTTGATCTTGTTGACATGCAGTCTATGCCAAGCAACGGTTACAAATGGATCATGGTGTATCAAGACCATCTCACCAAGTTCTGCGTCCTCCGGCCTATTAGGAGCAAACGCGCTGTAGAGGTTGCAGCCCAGCTGCTTGACATCTTTCTCGTGATCGGTGCTCCTGCAATTCTCCAAAGCGATAACGGCACTGAGTTCACAGCCAACATCATTTCAGAACTGAAAGATGTTTGGCCAACATTGGTATTAGTTCACGGGAAGCCGCGACATCCACAAAGCCAGGGATCGGTTGAAAGAGCAAATGGTGACATCAAAGACATGCTGGTGGCCTGGCTGGCGGACAACCATACTCAGACTGGGCAACAGGGATAAAGTTTGTGCAGTTTTATAAAAACTTCCCATCATTCGGGAATAAAGCGATCCCCCTACTCAGCACTATTCGGAAGCGAGGCTAGTGTTGGGCTCACAACATCATCTCTACCCTTTGAAGTCCTGAAGAATTTGGAAACTGAAGAAGATCTCCTGGAACTGGTTTTGCATCAGCCATCCTCTGAATCCAGCGATCCATCTCCTACAGAATCAAACCCTCAGACTCATTCAGAATcaaaccctccagctccttcgGAATCAAACCCTCAGGCTCATTCAGAATcaaaccctccagctccttcggaatcaaattctcaggctccttcagaatcaaaccctccagctccttcgGAATAAACTCTCAGGCTCCTTCAGAGTcaaaccctccagctccttcggaatcaaactctcaggctccttcagaatcaaaccctccagctccttcgGAATCAAACTCTTAGGCTCCTTCAGAATcaaaccctccagctccttcgGAATCAAACTCTCAGGCTTCTTCAGAATcaaaccctccagctccttcgGAATCAAACCCGCCAGCTCCTTCTGGATCAAACACGACTCCTTCTGAATCAAGCGATCCAGCTTTCGGTTCGCAATCACTTACTAGTTGCATGGACACACCGGTCATCGCAGATGTTCCAGGACAAATGTTGGATGCTCGCAGTGATCAGATCAAACGGTGTCGAGCAGATGCTTTTTCTGGTCAAATGTCTCAAGCACAGCGAATGGTGAAGAGAAGTCGGGTGGACCAGAAAGCCGGAGAAGTTGGTGATAATGTCGCCGTGCCCGTGCCTCTAGTGGATCGTGGCAGAGGAGATCCAAGAAATATACTTGGTGTGATTTTACACAGGGACGTGGAAACAGACATCTACACGATTGCGGTTAAGGCTGGTATCTTACATGGCGGATATTCTCGAAACCAGTTTGATTTATGTCCGCAGAGATTGCTAACCGAAGAAGATGTCTCTCTTGACAAGGCTGTGTCGTTGCGGTCAGCCGTGATAGAACAGTCAGCATCAGGCGGGCAAGGCATTGTGAAATGCAGCTGTGCAGGGTcgacaaaatgtaaaacaaatcgATGCAAGTGCTACAAAGCCAAAGTACTGTGCAACTCAAGATGTCACAGCAGCCAATCCTGCACCAATAAATAAGACGCACCATGAAGAAATTTTTAAGCGTCTTTTCATTGCCATAATTatgtcttggtttaaacacggttttattcaattaaacatgAGACAATAATAAAACGAGAAATAATAGGGCCATGAACTCAAGCGAATGCTTATATTACGTGCCATATGTCTGTGCTGTACATGCccggcttgttttgtttttatcttgtatCATAATGGACTGTTCTACCACGGCTGGCCGCAAATGACAGTATAGGAGAGAGATGTGAGTGTCACAATGTACCTTTTAATGTACTCGTTCAGATTTTATGTTAACAATTTTATGAAATAATTACAATGTACCTTTTAATTTTACTCGTTCATATTTTATGttaaacatttgtgaccctccaccacggaatgagtcgcatgtcagcgttgcatgattttcatatgtttacaatttcctaaagagttttttatgctctatccagtggtgaaaaccgttttagaaaagagcgaaaactgtttgagttataagccagtgactaaggtgaccctcacactgttaaaagacactccccggacttatattaagcctagcgcagaaccgcgcgaggtgatatgcgactcatttcgtggtggagggtcacattttagaaaacatgacagtataagagagagagagagagagagagagagagagagagagagagagagagaaatatgagTGTATAACTTGCATTAATATAAGGAAATCAGAATCATTAAATGGTTCACAAGCAACCAACAAAGCACTTGTTTCCcttcaaatgtgtttcagtaaatttgcgaatttcctgccCCTTGAAAacaggaaattcgcaaatttcctagaatttttaggaaattCGTGAAATCcccgagtgaaacaggaaattcacaaatttactgaaattttcagggatttcgcaaatttcctggttttgagaatttactgtaacatatatatctccAGTGCGTGTTGCATGGACATTACTGTTTTCTGTCTTCATTATTTGCCTTCCAGTCGCGCGTGCTTGAAAGATTTGATTCATTCATCTTAAGCCTGCATGACTGCCACTATGTGATATCACTTTTTGTTGAGGGTCGAGAGAAGGGTTCAGCATTTGATAGACAGCGTAGCTTTCTTCCTTcatcctctttttacatttgatAGACAGCGTAGCTTTCTTCCTTcgtcctctttttacatttgatAGACAGCGTAGCTTTCTTCCTTcgtcctctttttacatttgatAGACAGCGTAGCTTTCTTCCTTcgtcctctttttacatttgatAGACAGCGTAGCTTTCTTCCTTcgtcctctttttacatttgatAGACAGCGTAGCTTTCTTCCTTcgtcctctttttacatttgatAGACAGCGTAGCTTTCTTCCTTcgtcctctttttacatttgatAGACAGCGTAGCTTTCTTCCTTcgtcctctttttacatttgatAGACAGCGTAGCTTTCTTCCTTcatcctctttttacatttgatAGACAGCGTAGCTTTCTTCCTTcgtcctctttttacatttgatAGACAGCGTAGCTTTCTTCCTTcgtcctctttttacatttgatAGACAGCGTAGCTTTCTTCCTTCGTCCTCTTTTTTTCATTTGCAGACTTTGTCATTAAATGTGTTGATGTTGGTCGCCCAAAAAGGAATGTCCATAATAAAGCAAGTTTGCCTGAGAGGAGGAATAACTTTTTTGATATCATTTCTTTTAGCAAGTAAAGTTTTGTTCGAGATTCCGGGGAATATGAGCATGAATGCTCTTGTTTAGTCATGATCAAGTCAGTTACTCTCAATGACAGTTCAGTTTCGGGAAAAAATGAATAAACGCCTCGTAATGACGTCCTGTGTGACATCAGCGACCTGGACGCTACACGCAGGCAGACAGGTTGATCATGACGTGGTGAATGTATGTTCGTGTTCATTCATTTTCAGTTCAGTGAATCTCTAAACTCGCTAAGACCGTTCAGGTTTAgtagacaaaaagaaaacataGACTAACTCCTCATGGTGACGTCATTGGTAACATCAGCGATCAGAACATGACGATGGTGACGTGTTGTATTCATATATCTTCGTGTTCAGGTCAGTGACCCTCTAAGACTGTTCAgtttagaaaagaaaacaacagaaaTTCTCAGGATGACGTCACTGGTGACATCGCATGACGTAGATGATGacgcggtgtgtgtgtatgacgtgTGTGCAGGTGAACAATGCCACGTGCCGCTACACGGAGAAGAGCAAGCGACGCCACGTGTGGAAGCTGATGCCAAGTGGCGGCAACGGCTGGCTCAGCAGTCTGTCCTGCATGGTCAGGTCGTGAGGACACTCCGAGACACTGGTCAAcaccgctgggggggggggggggtgggggttgtggtGGTGGGAGTGTTGCAACAAGGAGGGTGTGGGGAGAGGGTAGGGGAAAGGGATTGAGCGATAGTTTC contains:
- the LOC138979483 gene encoding uncharacterized protein, whose amino-acid sequence is MLLKEVCTAVCFRVDGLRLAYGYYPGWGVDENCQETKGMQELAQLCKLMLRTEDKHKELYGAIVNNATCRYTEKSKRRHVWKLMPSGGNGWLSSLSCMVRS